From Apium graveolens cultivar Ventura unplaced genomic scaffold, ASM990537v1 ctg6989, whole genome shotgun sequence, a single genomic window includes:
- the LOC141703689 gene encoding ruvB-like protein 1, whose protein sequence is MKIEEVQSTTKKQRIATHTHIKGLGLETNGAAIPLAAGFVGQSAAREASGLVVDMIRQKKIAGRALLFAGPPGTGKTALALGISQELGSKVPFCPMVGSEVYSSEVKKTEVLMENFRRAIGLRIKENKEVYEGEVTELSPEEMESVTGGYGKSISHVIIGLKTVKGTKQLKLDPTIYDAIIKEKVAVGDVIYIEANSGAVKRVGRSDAFATEFDLEAEEYVPLPKGEVHKKKEIVQDVTLHDLDAANARPQGGQDILSLMGQMMKPRKNEITEKLRQEINKVVNRYIDEGVAELVPGVLFIDEVHMLDMECFSYLNRALESSLSPIVIFATNRGICTVRGTDMSSPHGIPVDLLDRLVIIRTETYDPSDMIKILAIRAQVEELVIDEESLAYLGEIGQKASLRHAVQLLSPASVVAKMNGRDSICKADLEEVCSLYLDAKSSARLLQEQQDRYIS, encoded by the exons aTGAAGATAGAAGAGGTACAATCTACAACAAAGAAGCAAAGAATTGCTACTCATACTCACATCAAAGGCCTTGGACTTGAG ACAAATGGAGCGGCAATACCTTTGGCTGCTGGCTTTGTCGGCCAGTCTGCAGCAAGAGAAGCTTCAGGCCTTGTAGTTGATATGATACGCCAAAAAAAGATTGCTGGTAGGGCTCTTCTCTTTGCTGGTCCACCTGGAACTGGAAAGACTGCCCTTGCACTCGGGATATCTCAGGAGCTAGGGAGCAAG GTTCCATTTTGTCCCATGGTTGGATCAGAAGTGTATTCATCAGAAGTAAAAAAAACTGAGGTTTTGATGGAAAATTTTAGACGTGCCATTGGTTTACGTATCAAGGAAAACAAGGAGGTCTACGAAGGAGAG GTGACTGAACTTTCCCCAGAGGAGATGGAGAGCGTCACCGGTGGATATGGTAAAAGCATTAGTCATGTTATTATTGGGTTGAAAACTGTTAAGGGAACTAAACAACTGAAGCTGGATCCAACTATCTATGATGCTATAATCAAAGAAAAG GTAGCTGTTGGTGATGTTATATACATTGAAGCAAATAGTGGTGCAGTTAAAAGGGTAGGTAGGAGCGATGCATTTGCAACAGAATTTGACCTCGAGGCAGAAGAGTATGTTCCGCTGCCTAAAGGAGAGGTTCACAAAAAGAAGGAGATAGTTCAG GATGTTACACTACACGATCTGGATGCTGCAAATGCACGGCCTCAAGGCGGGCAAGATATATTGTCTCTGATGGGTCAAATGATGAAGCCTAGAAAAAATGAAATTACCGAGAAATTACGGCAAGAAATAAATAAG GTTGTAAATAGGTATATTGATGAGGGTGTAGCAGAGCTTGTCCCTGGAGTCTTGTTTATTGATGAG GTGCATATGCTTGATATGGAATGTTTTTCATACTTAAACCGTGCTTTGGAGAGCTCATTATCTCCAATAGTAATCTTTGCTACCAACAGAGGAATTTGCACAGTGAG AGGAACTGATATGAGTAGCCCTCACGGTATACCAGTGGATTTGTTAGACCGGCTGGTGATTATACGGACAGAAACATATGATCCATCTGATATGATAAAG ATTCTTGCAATCCGTGCACAGGTGGAAGAACTGGTCATAGATGAAGAAAGTTTGGCTTACCTAGGAGAAATTGGACAAAAAGCATCATTAAG ACACGCTGTGCAGTTGTTATCCCCTGCTAGTGTTGTAGCAAAAATGAACGGCAGAGACAGTATTTGCAAG GCAGACCTTGAGGAAGTGTGTAGTCTATACCTAGATGCCAAGTCCTCAGCAAGACTTCTTCAGGAGCAGCAGGATAGATACATTTCTTGA
- the LOC141703687 gene encoding 4-hydroxy-3-methylbut-2-en-1-yl diphosphate synthase (ferredoxin), chloroplastic encodes MATGAVPSSFTVLKSKDNITGFTKSMDFIKLSDLQRVKFRRTKVSVIRNSKSEIVELQPASEGSPLLVPRQKYCESTNKTVRRKTRTVMVGNVALGSEHPIRIQTMTTTDTKDVAGTVEQVMRIADSGADLVRITVQGKKEADACFEIKNSLIQKNYTIPLVADIHFAPPVAMRVAECFDKIRVNPGNFADRRAQFETLEYTEDDYQKELEHIEQVFTPLVEKCKKYGRAMRIGTNHGSLSDRIMSYYGDSPRGMVESAFEFARICRKLDFHNFVFSMKASNPVIMVQAYRLLLAEMYVQGWDYPLHLGVTEAGEGEDGRMKSAIGIGTLLQDGLGDTIRVSLTESPMEEIDPCRRLANLGMRASKLQQGVAPFEEKHRHYFDFQRRTGQLPVQKEGEVVDYRGALHRDGSVLMSVSLDQLKTPELLYKSLATKLVVGMPFKDLATVDSILLRELPPLDDNDSRLALKRLIDVSMGVITPLSEQLVKPLPNAIVLATLKDLSSGTHKLLPKGTRIVVSVRGDEPYEELEFLKSIDATMLFHDLPNTDEKVGRVQAARRLFEYLSENSLNFPVIHHIQFPKGTHRDDLVIGAGANAGSLLVDGLGDGILLEAPDQDFDFIRSTSFNLLQGCRMRNTKTEYVSCPSCGRTLFDLQEISAEIREKTSHLPGVSIAIMGCIVNGPGEMADADFGYVGGAPGKIDLYVGKTVVKRAIAMEQATDALIQLIKDHGRWVDPPAEEE; translated from the exons ATGGCAACCGGAGCTGTTCCATCTTCATTTACTGTACTAAAAAGTAAAGATAATATAACAGGCTTCACCAAAAGTATGGATTTTATTAAGCTTTCTGACTTGCAGAGGGTTAAGTTTCGCCGAACCAAGGTTTCAGTGATTAGGAATTCCAAGTCAGAGATTGTTGAACTTCAACCTGCGTCGGAAGGGAGTCCTCTATTAG TTCCTCGGCAAAAGTATTGTGAATCCACAAACAAAACCGTAAGGAGAAAAACCCGTACAGTGATGGTTGGAAATGTTGCTCTTGGTAGTGAACATCCTATTAGAATTCAAACCATGACCACAACTGACACAAAAGATGTTGCTGGAACAGTCGAGCAG GTAATGAGGATAGCTGACAGTGGAGCTGATTTAGTCCGTATAACGGTTCAGGGGAAAAAGGAAGCAGATGCATGCTTTGAGATTAAAAATTCCCTCATTCAAAAAAA TTATACCATCCCTTTGGTGGCAGACATTCATTTTGCCCCTCCTGTTGCAATGCGTGTTGCAGAATGCTTTGACAAAATTCGTGTGAACCCAGGGAACTTTG CTGATAGACGGGCTCAGTTTGAGACATTGGAGTATACAGAGGATGACTATCAAAAGGAACTTGAACATATTGAGCAG GTGTTTACTCCGTTGGTTGAGAAATGTAAAAAATATGGAAGGGCAATGCGCATTGGGACAAACCATGGAAGTCTTTCAGATCGTATAATGAGTTACTATGGTGATTCTCCTAGGGGAATG GTTGAATCTGCCTTCGAGTTCGCGAGAATTTGTAGGAAGCTGGACTTCCATAATTTTGTCTTCTCAATGAAAGCAAGCAACCCAGTTATCATGGTCCAGGCTTATCGTTTACTTCTAGCTGAAATGTATGTTCAGGGATGGGATTATCCATTACACTTGGGAGTTACTGAAGCTGGTGAGGGAGAAGATGGACGGATGAAATCTGCAATTGGCATTGGAACACTTCTTCAG GATGGTCTGGGAGATACAATCAGGGTGTCCCTCACAGAGTCTCCAATGGAAGAAATAGACCCCTGCCGGAGGCTGGCTAATCTTGGTATGAGAGCATCAAAATTGCAGCAAGGAGTG GCACCATTTGAAGAAAAACACAGACATTATTTCGATTTTCAACGGAGAACTGGTCAACTTCCAGTGCAAAAGGAG GGTGAGGTGGTAGATTACAGAGGTGCCCTCCACCGGGATGGCTCCGTTCTCATGTCTGTCTCCTTGGACCAGTTAAAG ACACCTGAACTCCTTTACAAATCGCTAGCTACAAAGCTCGTTGTCGGCATGCCATTCAAG GACCTAGCAACTGTGGACTCAATCTTACTGAGGGAGCTTCCACCACTAGATGACAATGATTCT CGGCTAGCTCTCAAAAGGTTAATAGATGTAAGCATGGGAGTAATTACTCCTCTGTCGGAGCAACTCGTAAAGCCCTTGCCTAATGCCATTGTCCTGGCAACTCTTAAGGATTTATCAAGTGGCACTCACAAGCTTTTGCCCAAAG GCACCCGCATAGTTGTGTCGGTACGTGGTGATGAACCATATGAAGAGCTGGAATTCCTAAAGAGCATTGATGCTACCATGCTGTTCCATGACCTACCTAACACAGACGAAAAAGTTGGCAGAGTACAAGCAGCCAGGAG GCTATTTGAATATCTTTCAGAAAATTCTTTGAACTTCCCTGTGATTCATCACATACAATTTCCAAAAGGGACTCATCG GGACGATTTAGTCATAGGTGCTGGCGCGAATGCTGGATCTCTTTTAGTAGATGGTCTTGGAGATGGCATCCTATTAGAAGCTCCAGATCAGGATTTTGATTTTATTAGAAGTACATCTTTCAATTTGCTTCAAGGTTGCAGAATGCGAAACACAAAAACG GAATATGTATCCTGCCCATCTTGTGGGAGGACATTATTTGATCTACAAGAAATAAGTGCAGAAATAAGAGAGAAGACATCACACTTGCCTGGTGTTTCA ATTGCAATCATGGGTTGCATTGTGAATGGACCAGGGGAGATGGCTGATGCAGATTTTGGATATGTTGGTGGTGCTCCGGGAAAGATTGACCTTTATGTTGGAAAG